The Zobellia alginiliquefaciens genome contains a region encoding:
- the tuf gene encoding elongation factor Tu, with translation MAKETFDRSKPHLNIGTIGHVDHGKTTLTAAITTVLANAGLSELRSFDSIDNAPEEKERGITINTSHVEYQTANRHYAHVDCPGHADYVKNMVTGAAQMDGAILVVAATDGPMPQTREHILLGRQVGIPRIVVFLNKVDMVDDEELLELVEMEVRELLSFYEYDGDNGPVISGSALGALNGEQKWVDTVMELMAAVDDWIELPKRDVEKDFLMPVEDVFTITGRGTVATGRIETGVANTGDPVEIIGMGAEKLTSTITGVEMFRKILDRGEAGDNVGILLRGIEKAQISRGMVICKPGSVTPHAKFEAEVYVLKKEEGGRHTPFHNNYRPQFYVRTTDVTGNISLPSGVEMVMPGDNLTITVDLIQPIALSIGLRFAIREGGRTVGAGQVTKIID, from the coding sequence ATGGCAAAGGAAACTTTTGATCGTTCCAAACCGCACTTGAATATAGGTACTATTGGACACGTAGATCACGGTAAAACAACATTGACTGCTGCTATTACTACGGTATTGGCGAACGCAGGTTTGTCTGAGCTTAGAAGCTTTGACTCTATTGACAACGCTCCTGAGGAAAAAGAGAGAGGTATTACTATTAACACTTCTCACGTTGAGTATCAAACAGCTAATCGTCACTACGCTCACGTTGACTGTCCTGGTCACGCGGATTACGTAAAGAACATGGTTACTGGTGCTGCTCAGATGGACGGTGCTATTCTTGTTGTTGCTGCTACTGATGGTCCTATGCCACAAACTCGTGAGCACATCCTTTTAGGTCGTCAGGTTGGTATTCCAAGAATCGTTGTTTTCTTGAACAAAGTTGACATGGTTGATGATGAGGAGCTTTTAGAGCTTGTTGAGATGGAAGTAAGAGAATTGCTTTCTTTCTATGAGTATGATGGTGATAACGGACCTGTAATTTCTGGTTCTGCACTTGGTGCCTTGAACGGTGAGCAAAAATGGGTTGACACTGTAATGGAGTTGATGGCTGCTGTTGATGATTGGATCGAGCTTCCTAAGAGGGATGTTGAGAAGGATTTCTTAATGCCTGTTGAAGATGTGTTTACTATTACTGGTCGTGGTACTGTTGCAACTGGTCGTATTGAAACTGGTGTTGCTAACACGGGTGATCCTGTTGAGATTATCGGTATGGGAGCTGAGAAATTGACTTCTACTATTACTGGTGTTGAAATGTTCCGTAAGATTTTGGATAGAGGTGAAGCTGGTGATAACGTTGGTATCTTGTTGAGAGGTATTGAAAAAGCACAAATCAGCAGAGGTATGGTAATCTGTAAGCCAGGTTCTGTAACTCCACACGCTAAATTTGAAGCTGAGGTTTACGTTCTTAAGAAAGAAGAAGGTGGTCGTCACACGCCATTCCATAATAACTATCGTCCTCAGTTCTACGTTAGAACTACAGATGTAACTGGTAACATTTCTCTTCCTTCTGGAGTTGAGATGGTAATGCCAGGTGATAACCTTACTATTACAGTTGATCTTATTCAGCCTATCGCATTAAGTATAGGTCTACGTTTTGCTATCCGTGAAGGTGGTAGAACTGTTGGTGCCGGTCAGGTTACTAAGATTATAGATTAA
- the secE gene encoding preprotein translocase subunit SecE, translating to MLTYIKESIEELRNNVTLPTRAESSNLMVVVAVFSILFALATWGVDSAFSKLVRLYFDNILN from the coding sequence ATGTTAACGTATATAAAAGAATCTATAGAAGAGCTTCGTAACAATGTTACTTTGCCTACAAGGGCCGAATCATCTAATCTTATGGTTGTGGTTGCGGTGTTTTCTATATTGTTCGCTTTGGCGACTTGGGGTGTGGACAGTGCATTCAGCAAATTGGTTCGGTTGTATTTCGATAACATCTTAAACTAG
- the nusG gene encoding transcription termination/antitermination protein NusG: MSEVLEKKWYVVRAVSGQENKIKGYIESEVERHGFSDYLEDVLVPTEKVIQIRNGKKINKERVYFPGYIMIKANLGGEMIHIIRSITNVIGFLGETKGGDPVPLRKTEVNRMLGKVDELAVNTDAVAIPFTHGETVKVIDGPFNGFNGTVEKINEEKRKLEVMVKIFGRKTPLELSYMQVEKV; this comes from the coding sequence ATGTCAGAAGTATTGGAAAAGAAATGGTATGTAGTGAGAGCTGTCAGTGGGCAAGAGAATAAAATCAAAGGCTATATTGAAAGTGAAGTAGAGCGCCATGGTTTTTCTGATTATTTAGAAGATGTTTTGGTTCCTACGGAAAAAGTGATTCAGATTCGTAACGGAAAAAAAATTAACAAGGAAAGGGTTTATTTTCCTGGTTATATAATGATAAAAGCCAACCTTGGCGGTGAAATGATTCACATAATACGTTCAATTACGAATGTAATCGGTTTTTTAGGCGAGACAAAAGGAGGGGATCCTGTTCCGTTGAGAAAGACCGAAGTGAATAGAATGTTAGGTAAGGTAGATGAGTTGGCTGTTAATACGGATGCTGTAGCAATTCCTTTCACTCATGGTGAAACGGTTAAGGTTATTGATGGTCCGTTTAATGGTTTTAATGGTACGGTTGAGAAAATCAACGAAGAGAAGCGTAAGCTAGAGGTGATGGTTAAGATTTTCGGAAGAAAAACACCATTGGAACTTAGTTATATGCAAGTAGAGAAAGTATAA
- the rplK gene encoding 50S ribosomal protein L11, producing the protein MAKEIGKVVKLQVRGGAANPSPPVGPALGAAGVNIMEFCKQFNARTQDKQGKVLPVVITVYKDKSFDFIVKTPPAAVQLLEAAKIKKGSGEPNRVKSGNVTWDQVKTIAEDKMVDLNAFTVESAMSMIAGTARSMGLKVAGKRPF; encoded by the coding sequence ATGGCAAAAGAAATAGGTAAAGTAGTTAAACTACAAGTTAGGGGAGGTGCAGCGAATCCGTCGCCACCGGTTGGACCCGCCTTAGGTGCTGCCGGTGTTAACATCATGGAGTTCTGTAAGCAGTTCAATGCTCGTACGCAGGACAAACAAGGTAAGGTTTTACCTGTTGTTATCACCGTATATAAGGATAAGTCATTTGACTTTATCGTTAAGACACCACCAGCGGCAGTTCAGCTATTGGAAGCGGCTAAGATTAAAAAAGGATCAGGCGAGCCTAACCGTGTAAAATCTGGTAATGTTACTTGGGATCAAGTTAAAACAATTGCCGAGGACAAAATGGTAGACCTTAATGCGTTTACAGTAGAATCTGCGATGAGCATGATTGCTGGTACGGCAAGGTCTATGGGTCTTAAAGTTGCGGGTAAGCGACCTTTCTAA
- the rplA gene encoding 50S ribosomal protein L1 yields MAKLTKKQKDAHAKIDKDKLYSVGEGAALVKEITNAKFDASVDLAVRLGVDPRKANQMVRGVVTLPHGTGKDVKVLALVTPDKEAEATEAGADFVGLDEYLDKIKGGWTDVDVIITMPSVMGKLGPLGRVLGPRGLMPNPKTGTVTMDVAKAVTDVKAGKIDFKVDKTGIVHAAVGKASFSAEKLEENARELLDTLVKMKPAAAKGVYMKSIFMSSTMSPSVQLDPKTV; encoded by the coding sequence ATGGCAAAATTAACTAAGAAACAAAAAGACGCGCACGCTAAGATAGATAAAGATAAACTTTATTCTGTTGGCGAAGGTGCTGCTTTGGTAAAAGAGATTACCAATGCAAAATTTGATGCATCTGTAGATTTGGCGGTGCGTTTGGGTGTAGATCCAAGAAAAGCAAACCAAATGGTACGTGGGGTTGTAACGCTTCCTCATGGTACAGGTAAAGATGTTAAGGTTTTGGCCTTGGTAACACCAGATAAAGAAGCAGAGGCTACTGAGGCCGGTGCTGATTTTGTAGGATTGGATGAGTATTTGGATAAAATTAAAGGCGGTTGGACAGATGTTGATGTTATCATCACTATGCCAAGCGTAATGGGTAAATTAGGGCCTTTGGGCCGAGTTTTAGGACCAAGAGGTCTTATGCCTAATCCAAAAACAGGAACAGTTACTATGGATGTCGCTAAAGCGGTGACTGATGTAAAAGCTGGTAAAATCGACTTTAAGGTAGATAAGACGGGAATCGTTCATGCTGCTGTGGGGAAAGCTTCTTTCTCTGCTGAGAAATTGGAGGAAAATGCTAGAGAGTTGTTGGACACTCTAGTGAAAATGAAGCCTGCTGCTGCAAAGGGTGTGTATATGAAAAGTATTTTCATGTCTAGCACTATGAGTCCTAGTGTTCAATTGGATCCAAAAACAGTTTAA
- the rplJ gene encoding 50S ribosomal protein L10, with protein sequence MTREEKAIVIQDLTSQLGENATIYLADISGLNAVQTSDLRRACFKANVKLAVVKNTLLAKAMEASDKEFGELPEVLKGNTSLMFSEVGNVPAKLIKNFRKKSDKPLLKGAYVEESVYVGDENLDALVSIKSKEEMIGEVIGLLQSPAKNVISGLKSGGGKLAGILKTLSER encoded by the coding sequence ATGACAAGAGAAGAAAAAGCAATCGTAATACAGGATTTGACTTCACAGTTGGGTGAAAACGCTACTATTTATTTAGCAGATATTTCAGGCTTGAACGCAGTGCAGACCTCAGATTTGAGAAGAGCATGTTTTAAGGCTAATGTTAAACTGGCGGTAGTCAAAAATACATTGCTTGCAAAAGCAATGGAAGCTTCTGATAAAGAATTCGGAGAACTTCCTGAAGTGCTTAAGGGCAATACTTCATTGATGTTTTCGGAAGTAGGTAATGTTCCTGCAAAGCTTATAAAGAACTTTAGAAAAAAGTCTGATAAGCCTCTGTTGAAAGGAGCCTATGTAGAAGAATCAGTATATGTTGGTGATGAGAATTTGGATGCGCTTGTAAGCATCAAGTCTAAAGAAGAAATGATTGGTGAGGTTATTGGGTTATTACAATCTCCTGCTAAGAATGTTATTTCTGGACTTAAATCTGGCGGTGGTAAACTGGCAGGTATCCTTAAGACATTATCAGAAAGATAA
- the rplL gene encoding 50S ribosomal protein L7/L12 — translation MADLKDFAEQLVNLTVKEVNELADILKDEYGIEPAAAAVAVAAGGAGEAGEAAEEKSEFDVVLTAAGGSKLAVVKLVKELTGLGLKDAKDIVDSAPKAVKEGVSKDEAEAIKKSLEEAGAEVELK, via the coding sequence ATGGCAGATTTAAAAGATTTCGCAGAACAATTGGTTAACTTAACCGTAAAAGAGGTAAACGAGTTAGCAGATATATTAAAAGATGAGTATGGTATCGAGCCTGCAGCTGCTGCAGTAGCTGTTGCCGCTGGTGGTGCTGGTGAAGCTGGTGAAGCCGCTGAAGAAAAGTCTGAATTTGACGTAGTATTAACAGCAGCAGGTGGTTCTAAACTAGCTGTAGTTAAATTGGTAAAAGAATTAACAGGTCTTGGATTGAAAGATGCTAAGGACATTGTTGATAGCGCGCCAAAAGCAGTTAAAGAAGGTGTTTCTAAAGACGAAGCTGAAGCAATCAAAAAATCTTTGGAAGAAGCAGGAGCGGAAGTTGAGCTTAAATAG
- the rpoB gene encoding DNA-directed RNA polymerase subunit beta, with translation MFTQQTERINFASAKNTPDYPDFLDIQIKSFQDFFQLETKSDERGNEGLYNTFMENFPITDTRNQFVLEFLDYFIDPPRYSIQECIERGLTYSVPLKARLKLYCTDPEHEDFETIVQDVYLGTIPYMTPSGTFVINGAERVVVSQLHRSPGVFFGQSFHANGTKLYSARVIPFKGSWIEFATDINGVMYAYIDRKKKLPVTTLFRAIGFERDKDILEIFDLSEEVKVSNAGLKKVLGRKLAARVLNTWHEDFVDEDTGEVVSIERNEIVIDRDTVLEKDHIAEILDTDVKTILLHKESNAQSDYSIIHNTLQKDPTNSEKEAVEHIYRQLRNAEPPDEETARGIIDKLFFSDQRYNLGEVGRYRMNKKLQLDIGMDKQVLTKEDIITIIKYLIELINSKAEIDDIDHLSNRRVRTVGEQLSSQFGVGLARMARTIRERMNVRDNEVFTPIDLINAKTLSSVINSFFGTNQLSQFMDQTNPLAEITHKRRLSALGPGGLSRERAGFEVRDVHYTHYGRLCPIETPEGPNIGLISSLAVFSKVNPMGFLETPYRKVDDAKVNTEEFVYLSAEEEEGMKIAQANIPLKEDGQIDTEKVIAREEGDFPVVDPSEINYTDVAPNQIASISASLIPFLEHDDANRALMGSNMMRQAVPLLRPQSPIVGTGLERQVASDSRVLINAEGDGTVEYVDAKMITVKYDRTDAERLVSFEEDSKSYNLVKFRKTNQGTSINLKPIVRRGDKVKKGQVLCEGYATEKGELALGRNLTVAFMPWKGYNFEDAIVISEKVVREDIFTSIHVDEYSLEVRDTKLGAEELTHDIPNVSEEATKDLDENGMIRIGAEVKPGDILIGKITPKGESDPTPEEKLLRAIFGDKAGDVKDASLKASPSLRGVVIDKKLFSRSVKDKRKRSEDKEELNKLELEYEVKFQELKDILIEKLFSLINGKTSQGVLNDLGEEVLPKGKKYTLKMLNSVDDFAHLVGGSWTMDKDTNESVADLLHNYKIKLNDLQGNLRRDKFTISVGDELPAGIMKLAKVYVAKKRKLKVGDKMAGRHGNKGIVSRIVRQEDMPFLADGTPVDIVLNPLGVPSRMNIGQIYETVLGWAGLKLGKKYATPIFDGATLEQINEYTDEAGIPRFGHTYLHDGGTGKRFDQPATVGVIYMLKLGHMVDDKMHARSIGPYSLITQQPLGGKAQFGGQRFGEMEVWALEAYGASATLREILTVKSDDVIGRAKTYESIVKGETMPEPGLPESFNVLMHELKGLGLDIRLEE, from the coding sequence ATGTTCACACAACAGACTGAGAGAATAAATTTTGCATCCGCTAAGAACACACCGGATTATCCGGATTTCTTGGACATCCAGATTAAATCGTTTCAAGACTTTTTTCAGCTAGAAACAAAATCTGATGAAAGAGGCAATGAAGGCTTGTACAATACCTTCATGGAAAACTTCCCTATTACGGACACAAGAAACCAGTTCGTACTTGAATTTTTAGATTACTTCATAGACCCGCCAAGATATTCTATCCAAGAATGTATAGAGCGTGGTCTTACTTATAGTGTTCCGTTAAAGGCACGATTAAAATTATACTGTACCGATCCTGAGCATGAAGATTTTGAAACTATCGTGCAAGATGTGTATTTGGGTACTATACCTTACATGACGCCAAGTGGTACATTTGTTATCAACGGAGCGGAAAGAGTTGTAGTTTCTCAGTTGCACCGTTCACCTGGTGTTTTCTTCGGTCAGTCATTTCACGCAAACGGTACCAAGTTATATTCTGCCAGAGTAATACCGTTTAAAGGTTCGTGGATAGAATTTGCAACAGATATTAACGGTGTAATGTATGCGTACATTGATCGTAAAAAGAAGTTGCCGGTAACTACTCTTTTTAGAGCTATCGGTTTTGAAAGAGATAAAGATATTCTTGAGATTTTTGACCTATCTGAAGAGGTTAAAGTTTCAAACGCAGGTCTTAAAAAAGTATTAGGACGTAAATTGGCCGCTAGGGTTTTGAACACTTGGCATGAAGATTTCGTTGATGAGGATACGGGCGAAGTTGTTTCTATTGAAAGAAACGAAATAGTTATTGATCGTGATACTGTTTTAGAAAAAGATCATATTGCTGAAATATTGGATACTGATGTTAAAACTATTCTTCTTCATAAGGAGAGTAATGCGCAATCAGATTATTCTATAATTCACAATACATTACAGAAAGATCCAACAAATTCAGAGAAAGAAGCTGTTGAGCATATCTATCGTCAATTACGTAATGCCGAGCCGCCCGATGAGGAGACTGCTCGTGGTATTATAGATAAATTATTCTTTTCTGATCAACGTTACAACTTAGGTGAAGTTGGTCGTTATAGAATGAATAAAAAATTACAGTTGGATATTGGAATGGACAAGCAGGTCTTGACTAAAGAAGATATCATAACTATTATTAAATATTTGATCGAACTTATTAACTCTAAAGCAGAGATTGATGATATCGATCACCTTTCTAACCGTCGTGTTCGTACTGTGGGTGAACAATTGTCATCTCAGTTCGGTGTAGGTCTTGCTCGTATGGCAAGAACTATTCGTGAGCGTATGAACGTTCGTGATAACGAGGTGTTTACACCAATAGATTTGATTAATGCGAAGACTTTGTCTTCTGTAATCAACTCTTTCTTTGGTACGAATCAGTTGTCTCAGTTTATGGATCAAACCAATCCATTGGCAGAGATTACGCACAAACGTAGGTTATCTGCATTAGGACCAGGTGGTCTTTCAAGAGAGCGTGCAGGTTTTGAGGTTCGTGATGTACACTATACACACTACGGTAGACTTTGTCCTATTGAAACTCCTGAAGGTCCAAACATTGGATTGATATCTTCATTAGCGGTATTTTCTAAAGTAAACCCAATGGGCTTCTTGGAAACTCCATACCGTAAGGTTGATGATGCTAAGGTTAACACTGAAGAATTTGTTTACCTAAGTGCAGAGGAGGAAGAAGGAATGAAAATTGCTCAGGCAAACATTCCTTTGAAAGAAGATGGACAGATAGATACTGAGAAGGTTATTGCACGTGAGGAAGGTGATTTCCCTGTTGTAGATCCAAGTGAAATTAACTATACGGATGTTGCACCAAACCAGATAGCGTCTATTTCAGCATCACTTATTCCTTTCTTGGAACATGATGATGCCAACCGTGCTTTGATGGGTTCTAACATGATGCGCCAAGCTGTGCCATTGTTACGACCACAATCTCCTATTGTGGGTACAGGTCTTGAGCGTCAAGTTGCTTCAGATTCAAGAGTACTTATAAATGCAGAAGGTGATGGTACTGTTGAGTATGTAGATGCAAAGATGATTACGGTTAAGTATGATCGTACTGATGCTGAGCGTTTGGTTAGTTTTGAAGAAGATTCAAAATCATACAACTTGGTTAAGTTTAGGAAAACAAACCAAGGTACAAGTATTAACTTAAAACCAATTGTAAGAAGAGGCGATAAAGTTAAGAAAGGTCAGGTTCTTTGTGAAGGATATGCTACTGAGAAAGGGGAATTGGCGTTAGGTCGTAACCTTACCGTAGCGTTCATGCCTTGGAAAGGATATAACTTTGAGGATGCTATCGTAATTTCTGAAAAAGTAGTTCGTGAGGATATCTTTACGTCAATTCACGTAGATGAATATTCTTTAGAAGTTAGAGATACTAAATTAGGTGCTGAAGAATTAACCCATGATATTCCTAACGTTTCGGAAGAGGCTACTAAGGATTTGGATGAAAACGGTATGATCCGTATTGGTGCGGAGGTTAAGCCTGGTGATATCTTGATCGGTAAAATTACACCAAAAGGTGAGTCTGATCCAACACCTGAAGAAAAGTTACTTAGAGCTATTTTTGGTGATAAAGCAGGTGATGTAAAAGATGCATCTTTAAAAGCATCTCCATCATTACGTGGTGTTGTTATCGATAAGAAGTTGTTTTCTCGTTCAGTTAAAGATAAGCGCAAGCGTTCTGAAGATAAAGAAGAGCTTAACAAGTTAGAGTTAGAGTACGAAGTGAAGTTCCAAGAGTTGAAAGATATCTTGATCGAGAAACTTTTTAGTCTAATTAACGGTAAAACGTCTCAAGGGGTATTGAACGATTTAGGTGAAGAAGTATTGCCAAAAGGTAAGAAGTACACACTTAAGATGTTGAACTCTGTAGATGACTTTGCTCACTTGGTAGGAGGTAGCTGGACAATGGATAAGGATACAAACGAGTCTGTTGCCGATTTACTCCACAACTATAAGATTAAATTAAACGATCTTCAGGGTAACCTAAGAAGAGACAAGTTTACAATTTCTGTGGGTGATGAGTTACCGGCAGGTATTATGAAATTGGCTAAAGTTTATGTGGCTAAAAAGCGTAAGCTTAAAGTAGGTGATAAAATGGCGGGTCGTCACGGTAACAAGGGTATTGTTTCTCGTATCGTTCGTCAGGAAGATATGCCGTTCTTGGCAGATGGAACGCCAGTTGATATTGTATTGAACCCATTGGGTGTACCTTCTCGTATGAACATTGGTCAGATTTACGAAACCGTATTAGGTTGGGCCGGTCTTAAGTTGGGCAAAAAGTATGCGACACCTATTTTTGATGGTGCTACATTGGAGCAAATTAATGAGTATACAGATGAAGCTGGTATTCCAAGATTTGGTCATACATACCTTCATGATGGTGGAACAGGTAAACGTTTTGATCAGCCGGCAACAGTTGGTGTGATCTATATGCTGAAACTTGGACACATGGTAGATGATAAGATGCACGCACGTTCTATAGGACCGTACTCTCTAATCACACAGCAGCCATTAGGTGGTAAAGCACAGTTTGGTGGTCAGCGTTTTGGAGAGATGGAAGTTTGGGCTCTTGAGGCATATGGTGCTTCGGCAACTTTACGTGAAATATTGACCGTTAAATCGGATGATGTTATCGGTAGAGCCAAGACCTATGAGTCAATAGTTAAGGGCGAAACCATGCCAGAACCCGGTTTACCGGAATCTTTCAACGTATTGATGCACGAACTTAAAGGTTTGGGCTTGGATATCCGTTTGGAAGAATAG